A stretch of the Opisthocomus hoazin isolate bOpiHoa1 chromosome 2, bOpiHoa1.hap1, whole genome shotgun sequence genome encodes the following:
- the SLC5A6 gene encoding sodium-dependent multivitamin transporter, translated as MEFTAIDYSIFAGLLVLSSGVGLFYALSGQRQRTPQEFLLAGRSMACLPVALSLLATFQSAVAVLGVPAEVFRFGTEYWFLGCSYLLGLLIPAHVFIPVFYRLRITSAYEYLELRFNKTVRVFGTVTFIFQMVIYMGVVLYAPALALNAVTGFDLWSAVLTMGLVCTLYTTLGGLKAVIWTDVFQTLVMLAGQVAVIVVGARRVGGMGRVWRLAEREGRISGIDLDPDPFERHTFWTLAVGGVFMMLSLYGVNQAQVQRYLSARSEREAKLSCYAVFPCQQIVLCLSCLTGLVMFAYDREHPLAATHRPGSSDQLVLYFVMDVLRDLPGLPGLFVACLFSGCLSTISSAFNSLATVTMQDLVLPHCPGLSESRVTLLSKLLALGYGLLCLGMAYVSSMLGPVLQAAFSIFGMVGGPLLGLFCLGMFFPCANPTGAVVGLLAGLAMAFWLGIGALLSSMGGAGGAPPANGTALPPAANLTAVLGTTLLPPTPAPPSPTGLQKFYRLSYMWYSAHNSTTVILVGLLVSLLTGPTPPAAVDPRTIYPVLPRLLCCLPRKYRQRLRWGGGPAQDADAVVKSNGVPNGLAPPGRQEEEEGQGYIRAAGTPAYAVQETSF; from the exons ATGGAGTTCACGGCGATCGACTACAGCATCTTCGCGGGGCTGCTGGTGCTGTCGTCGGGCGTGGGGCTGTTCTACGCGCTGAGCGGGCAGCGGCAGCGCACGCCGCAGGAGTTCCTGCTGGCCGGCCGCAGCATGGCCTGCCTGCCCGTCGCGCTCTCGCTGCTGGCCACCTTCCAGTCGGCCGTGGCCGTCCTCGGCGTGCCGGCCGAGGTCTTCCGCTTCGGCACCGAGTACTGGTTCCTGGGCTGCTCCTACCTGCTGGGGCTGCTCATCCCGGCCCACGTCTTCATCCCCGTCTTCTACCGCCTGCGCATCACCAGCGCCTACgag TACCTGGAGCTGCGCTTCAACAAGACGGTGAGGGTCTTCGGCACCGTCACCTTCATCTTCCAGATG GTCATCTACATGGGGGTGGTTCTCTACGCGCCCGCGCTGGCCCTCAACGCAG TGACGGGCTTTGACCTCTGGAGCGCGGTGCTCACCATGGGGCTGGTCTGCACGCTGTACACCACGCTG GGCGGGCTGAAGGCCGTCATCTGGACCGACGTCTTCCAGACGCTGGTGATGCTGGCGGGGCAGGTGGCCGTCATCGTGGTGGGCGCCCGGCGCGTCGGCGGCATGGGGCGCGTCTGGCGCCTGGCCGAGCGCGAGGGCAGGATCTCCGGCATCGA CCTGGACCCCGACCCCTTCGAGCGGCACACGTTCTGGACGCTGGCGGTGGGGGGAGTCTTCATGATGCTGTCGCTGTACGGCGTGAACCAGGCGCAGGTCCAGCGCTACCTCAGCGCCCGCAGCGAGCGGGAGGCCAAGCT CTCCTGCTACGCCGTCTTCCCCTGCCAGCAGATCGTCCTCTGCCTCAGCTGCCTCACCGGCCTCGTCATGTTCGCCTACGACCGCGAGCACCCGCTCGCGGCCACCCATCGCCCCGGCTCCTCCGACCAG CTGGTGCTGTACTTCGTGATGGACGTGCTGCGGGACctgccggggctgcccgggctcTTCGTCGCCTGCCTCTTCAGCGGGTGCCTGAG caccaTCTCCTCCGCCTTCAACTCGCTGGCGACGGTGACGATGCAGGACCTGGTGCTGCCGCACTGCCCCGGGCTGTCGGAGTCGCGCGTCACGCTGCTCTCCAAGCTGCTGG CTCTCGGTTACGgactgctctgcctggggatggccTACGTCTCCTCCATGCTGGGCCCCGTGCTGCAG GCCGCCTTCAGCATCTTCGGCATGGTGGGGGGCCCGCTGCTGGGGCTCTTCTGCCTGGGCATGTTCTTCCCCTGCGCCAACCCCACG GGGGCCGTCGTGGGGCTGCTGGCGGGCTTGGCCATGGCCTTCTGGTTGGGCATCGGCGCCCTGCTGAGCAGcatggggggggccgggggggccccccCTGCCAACGGCAccgcgctcccccccgccgccaaCCTCACCGCCGTCCTCGGCACCACGCTGCTGCCCCCCACGCCGGCCCCCCCGAG ccccacggggctgcagAAGTTCTACCGGCTGTCCTACATGTGGTACAGCGCCCACAACTCCACCACCGTCATCCTCGTCGGGCTCCTGGTCAGCCTGCTCACCG GCCCCACGCCGCCCGCGGCCGTGGACCCCCGCACCATCTACCCCGTGCTGCcgcggctgctctgctgcctgccccgcaAGTACCGGCAGCGGCTccgctggggggggggccctgcccag GACGCGGACGCGGTGGTGAAGAGCAACGGGGTGCCCAACGGCCTGGCCCCCCCCgggcggcaggaggaggaggagggacagggcTACATCCGcgcggccgggacccccgcctACGCCGTGCAGGAGACCTCCTTCTGA
- the ATRAID gene encoding all-trans retinoic acid-induced differentiation factor: MGAFLLLLLLHHLLLPLPRAAGGAAVCGRCPGPLRNGSVVARFCASRPGTESDGRCCRERGARPERLLGLDLSNCSLRSLPPGLAEATAAIVLDLTENPLAPFPDGSFLGFTQLQRLAVPPALGCPGGSSAWEEVTTRGSSRLCQGQRNPCNGSGELAWLCPENAACVPDGPGLVQCLCDGPFHGYKCLREGTFPAPLFCGVLGAVTLALALLLWGTQRRKAKAS, translated from the exons ATGggcgccttcctcctcctcctcctcctccaccacctcctcctcccgctgccccgggccgccggcggcgcggcg GTGTGcgggcgctgcccggggccgctGCGGAACGGCTCCGTCGTGGCCCGGTTCTGCGCGTCCCGGCCCGGCACCGAGAGCGACGGCCGCTGCTGCCGGGAACGGGGCGCCCGCCCGGAGAGACTGCTGGG gctggaccTGAGCAACTGCTCCCTGCGCAGCCTCCCCCCGGGGCTGGCTGAGGCCACCGCCGCCATCGTCCT GGACCTGACCGAGAACCCCCTGGCACCCTTCCCCGACGGCTCCTTCCTGGGCTTCACCCAGCTGCAGCGGCT CGCGGTGCCGCCGGCGTTGGGGTGCCCGGGTGGGAGCAGCGCCTGGGAGGAGGTGACGACGCGCGGGAGCAGCCGGCTCTGCCAGGGCCAGAGGAACCCCTGCAACGGCTCCGGGGAGCTCG cctggctgtgcccTGAGAACGCTGCCTGTGTCCCGGACGGCCCCGGCCTCGTCCAGTGCCTCTGCGACGGCCCCTTCCACGGCTACAAGTGCCTGCGCGAG GGCACGTTCCCCGCGCCGCTCTTCTGCGGGGTCCTGGGAGCCGTCACCCTGGCCCTGGCCCTCCTGCTGTGGGGCACCCAGCGACGGAAAGCCAAGGCGTCCTGA
- the PREB gene encoding guanine nucleotide-exchange factor SEC12, translating into MAPRRPAELYRAPFPLYTVRLHPRRALAITAGGGGAAKTGIRNGVHFLQLERIGGRLSASLLHSHDTETRATMSMALGDGDVIAAGQDASCHILRFSLRTPDGKAGSAARNGSAEKGPRKRKGPSAAGQGETQSQTSEVTVESLRSVRTDFGPDALQKAVRFNADCSLLVTGGADGFLRLWEHRAQPDPHPGSPGRLRQRAGVSCQTPGSPGRAETQRQHGGGPPASSGTPCPARDGGGGSRTQSSAAISGGW; encoded by the exons ATGGCGCCCAGGCGGCCGGCCGAGCTGTACCGGGCGCCGTTCCCGCTCTACACCGTGCGGCTGCACCCGCGGAGGGCGCTCGCCATCaccgccggcgggggcggcgccgcgaAGACCGGCATCCGCAATGGCGTg CACTTCCTGCAGCTGGAGCGGATCGGCGGGCGGCTGAGCGCCTCGCTGCTCCACTCCCACGACACGGAGACCCGCGCCACCATGAGCATGGCGCTGGGCGACGGCGACGTCATCGCGGCGGGGCAGGACGCCAGCTGCCACATCCTGCGCTTCAGCCTCCGGACCCCCGACGGCAAGGCCGGCTCGGCCGCCCGCAACG GCAGCGCGGAGAAGGGGCCGCGGAAGCGGAAGGGCCCCagcgcggcggggcagggcgagACGCAGAGCCAGACGAGCGAGGTGACGGTGGAGAGCCTGCGCAGCGTCCGCACGGATTTCGGCCCCGACGCCCTGCAGAAGGCCGTCCGCTTCAACGCCGACTGCTCGCTGCTCGTCACCGGCGGCGCAGACGGCTTCCTGCGCCTCTGGGAG CACCGGGCTCAGCCGGACCCtcaccccggcagccccgggcggctgcggcagagGGCGGGGGTCTCCTGCCAGACCCCCGGATCCCCGGGCAGGGCAGAAACGCAGCGTCAGCACGGGGGGGGGCCACCAGCGTCCTCGgggaccccctgccctgcccgggatgggggggggggctcccgcaCACAAAGCAGCGCGGCCATCTCGGGGGGCTGgtga